The genomic region tcAGGAGATCCGATTGCAGGCTCCTCTCTGCTCGCTCCCTTACACAgaaaggaggaagagaggagagCTGCAATAACTTGAACCTCCCGCCCGctttgcagccaatcagaagccaccctaagaggtgatgtcaccatcacctctcaggatcgcaggatggtgattggtggtgtattatcacaccactgatcaccatcctgttACGGGTTATCGGGTCAGCAGAGACCCAAATAAccaggaaacgcagcaaaccacaggtctgaattgacctgcggtttgccgcgatgggggggtcacaggacccccccccccgcattgtcccagcaggcacccagttccgatcaccgcccgctgcgcgatggtgatcggaaatacacatgacattacggtatgtcatgtgtccccaacaggttaatggggtccgggtcaagtttgggtcccgaacccaaactttgacctgaagtttggccaaacccggcaaacctgaacttccacgggttcgctcatccctaatcctgataTGTTGCTGAAAGAAAAGGCAAGCAGTTATAGCTCTTACCCATGGAGAGGGATGACTGGGAATAGTGGAGCAAAATGCTGTTTGGTGGTCACTTACAAACGAAGAATTGAtttgcagtgatggtcagttcgcagtgttcgccagcgaacacatacgGGCTGCCatttttagtaaggtagactcacccgtccggcgatgcacaggtaagcccttacctgtgcctgtgtcgggagccggtcttaaatcaaatgcagtcaccgggagcaggcagttccgagaacagccgccaggggccttcatcgggctgttctcggtgactgcatttgatttcagaccggctcccggcagagtcacaggtaaggacttacctgtgcattgccggacgggtgagtctaccttactaaagatggcagcccgcatgtgttcgctggcgaacactgcgaactgaccatcactattAATTTGTAATGCACGATTAAAGGCTGAACTGCAAAGCCATGTGAAGACAAAAACGTAAGGCCTAGGCTTAGCCCATATTCTTGTATACCATTGAAATCATTCTGGAGGCCTCCAACTGTCCTCTGCTGGATGTTAGTTACATGGCAGGAAGAGTAGGAAAAACTAAAACTGCTTCCAGTGGCTCATGCCAGCGCTACTTGGGTTTGCTGTTGGATTCAGCACTGACTTCAGCTGGGGTCTAGAAGGGAACAGGATGAAACTGCATTCACATACGAAAAAATTAGTAGAACTCCATGAGATTGGCCAAAATTTGCACTGATCTTGTTTTTTATACTTTTAGGCTAGTAATACACAAAattgccctgatttatcataacaTGGGCATTGCGACTTTTTGCGCTCGCTTGCGCACAATCGAATcaaattttgtgatttttttttacactcgctTCTGCAAAATTTTGCTACTTTTTGCATTTTCACACCACTCACTCCACTTTTGTAATGTGGGTGGGAacgtgggtgtggttagctatgttaatgagtttcactctagATTTATCATTTtgtctagacaaaagtgttaggtttaaggataagacaaatgtatcaagtaacatgagacatttgataaatgtggcataaagctCTCCAACGCAGACTCAAGAAAAAGCGACTTCAAATTTtttctcatgataaattccccccaatgaCTTTGGCAGCGCATCGCAGGATGCTGCGGCGCGACAGACCTGGTATATTTCTTGCGAATGTTGTGCCACAGTCAAGGCAACTTTGCCATCTAATCGTGACACACGTTTCACACTTAGGCAAGGGGGTAACTAcgatagtggcagaccatgcgacttctattgggcccagggcaagagggagcACAGTCTTATTTGGGATTATCTCcttttctactggaggtgaaaacttggtcaggactctaccctctaaaggaacaatttttggcaaatgaggcagtggaaaaatggcacaAGGGTCATTGAagagggtttaggcggaaacccttttGTCCTGTGTCGGGGggacctggtttgatccttgctatggggtccttgcttctctatgtacgccactgcactCAGGCATTGGAATACTTGCTCCCTTAGTGTTGTGGATTGggcaaaatattttttagaaCATACTGTGACAGTATTGAGAGTAGGACATGTTTAGTCCGACTACGTAACTGTTGGTGAACAACCTTGTTCAGATAAGGTACTGTAGTCAAAATGATTGATAACAGTATCTAGACTGCGTAATTCTTGAAATCAATGATGTGTTAACTCTTGATGTTAAAATTTCAAGGAGTATGTCCTAATGCAGGGTCGCCAGAGAAAAATGGCTTATAAGCCAGAACTCTCCAGTCATTTCTCCGTGCACTTTATTTCTATTTCTGTCTTAaactttttactaacttttattccAAATAAACAATCTTCAAACTTTCCTTACTGTGAGACATGGGAACTCTATTCAAGCAGTGCtgagctttttttttatcaatatttACAGCTCCCACATGGACTATAGGAAACTGTAGTCTTGAAATGttcattgactttcattggagtGTTGTGGGCATACTCTGtgaccaggggtggattggccatagaccctacagggaaatttcccagtggcatgatgcctaggagggccacccaagccctcctcacagccgcaAGCTGGGTACATATTGATCTGAGGCTCTCCTACTCACACTGAATACAACAGTTTCAACATCCTCAGGACAGCCATACAGTTGAATACTATggcacaggtggcagtatttttgtTCAGCTGGGGTGGTATAATGCTCTGCCctttggtattgctggccctcctAATTCTGTTGCCCCTGCCTATTATGTACAGTATGCTTTCTTTCAAAATGAACCCGCCTGCAACATGGGGGCCACTTTTAAGAATTTTTTTCAAGGCCACTTCaatttcccagtccgcccctgtctgtGACCTATGTGGAGTTGTGCAGTTGATGGAGACATGACCACTATGCTGTGACTGTGAGATGAGACTACACATGGGGTTAGTTAGTATGTAGGTTTTACAACATAAACACTCATACAGGGGCATAAGTGGCATTGTATGTGAAATCGCTCCTCAGAACCTAACTTTTAATACTTTTAATACTTTTAATACTTAATTAGTGTCGAAGAATTTTTCTTGAATACAATGTTTTATGATAATATTTATTTCTAATATATTTTTGACTTTTTTACACCTTGACATGTCAGATGTGGGTTATTCAAGGAGACATTCGATTTTGTTTTTAAGCAAAAcatttggctaatgtttttaATCCTAGGACACTGGCCCCCTAACTGTGCAATCGTTACATCTTATATCAGTTACAAGTTCTCTTGcaggaaaatacaaaaaataacaaTCCAAATGAACAGAGGTTCCCAATTTTgaacttaaagaagcactccaacatgtttttttattttgccgatatagtGCAGGATAGACCATTACTAAATAATAAGATAGAGGGTCTCATGTATACTGTACCTGTTTTATTTGGTGTGCAGTTTTGGGGGCTTGGCTGCCATCTTGATTCCTTGTCCCCTTAACATATGGTTCTCCTAATGAATTCTACATTTTCTATCATGCCTGGCTTTGAGAGATAGAGGTGGAGGAGTTTCACCACCCTGCACTGAGAGGGCAGCCATGACAGATCAGTGACACAGCTGCTATTCCCTCACACGGCAGGGTCTCCGTGTTTTCCTAGGTAATGCAATTTGAGCCTGTCTCCCCTCTCTCTGTCTTTTTATCTCTCAGCCCCCCATAAACTGTTACATGCAGGAGGCAGGGATACCAGTGTGAAGCTACTCATAGAACTACTgtacactggagagtcagcacactCAGATAGTACAGACAGGCAGTGTGATTCAGTAGGTTTATataactgcagccaatcaccttATACACTCATTTGCTATAGGGGTATACAgaggaacatggggggggggggagaggaggggcATGAAATCTGCCAGAAGGAATTtgattggtgatgatgtcatactGTAGTTCACATAGAAAGACTGTTGAGAGATTCACCACTGCTGGCTACATATTGGAGCAAGCTCTGGGCTGGTGGTTAGAATTGACCAGGTTCCCATAATGAAAAGGTTCAAAATATAAGGATGCAACTGAGTTAGGGTGTAACaaattacactgctagaatactagcggtgagttaaaaaaaaacattttttttttaatcttgctATACAATATACAAGAATATAGTCCGAAGTTTAGGATAACTTCAATTGGCAACAAAGCCAAATTCCCTTATGCTTTGTTTAACAAAtcgtgaaagtaagaagcccaggaatgcaagatcacccataatgccatgcagccagccaatccacagatagccatctCCTGTGAGGTCACACAGGAACAGGGCCTGCTGCATACACGCTCCGACTCCTCCGATCCTCGCACTCTTTGATGACCACCCcggtggggtgtgatatacaaccATATTACCAATAAAAAATATCAGGTAGATATGATCACATAAATTCTAAAATTTGGAAACTCagcccaaatttttcaaaaagttttgaTTCTAAGGAGCTTGAAATTTGTGTGATTTCATTcaggagagaaaaagagagataAATAAAGAGTGGAGAGAGAGAATTCCAGGCAATTGGGACACTTTCAGGTTGAAATTTATCCAGGCCAAATTGAAAAACTTGGCCAATTCGATGGAACTGGTCCAGAATCAAGTTTAATAAATTCGCTCATGTCTAACCACATGCGCACAAACTTATTTCACGTCCATAATCAAAGCTCCGCTTTGTCCATACCCAAGGTTTACCACAATCAGCTTCAGTTGTGGTAAGTAACAAGGTAAACAACAAAGATCTGAGTATGGCTGTGCTCTATTACAACCAGATCGCTGTGAAAAACTTTTTCGTCATGGTGCACCAAGGGATAAATAGGCTGCAGTATTTTTGACATCATTAAATAATGGGGTATTCCTAGAGGGGTTCTAGCTCTGCTGGGGCGTAAACCTTCTTCCTTATGGGTGAAAACCTGAAAGAGGGGAACGATTCTACAGTATCTCCCTTTATTCAAGTTTTAGGAAGTAGGGGATAACGTTGTAGTGTAACAGTAATAATCTTTGTATGACATTGTGATATCAAGAGCTTAAAGGGTGGTGGAGACCAGAttcccttgcatcatgtgaccatttacCATGATGTAAGGGGATCCAGTCTTTGCCGTGGTCAGTGATTGACTGAGGTGATGTCAAACTGGATGATTACATTGAGGGAGCCCAGTGGAGCATTGCAGgctaggaggagaaggagcggggagccagcgccagggagcaggtaagtaatcttctcTACAGGTCCGGTAAAGTGGGTGGGGGTGGTGCAAAAAAACCCCCATAATTTTTGCACAACCCTTTTTAAAAGACTCAGAAAACCAACCCAATAATTCAATGACTAATTAATTAATGCCATcgttctccttctcctctttagAGCTTCCTTCACGTCTTTATTTTTCAAACTGTAAATTAAGGGGTTCAACATGGGGACCGCCGCGGTATTAAACAGAGAGTAAAGTTTATTGGAGCCTTTGCTAACCATTGAATCTGGTTGGAGATACTGGCAAACCAGAGAAGTGTATAGAAGTATTATGACCGTGAGGTGCGAGGAGCAAGTGTAGAAAGTTTTACGTCTCCCGGTAGAAGAACGAATTTTGAGAATAGCGATGACAATAAATATGTAAGGGATGAACGTGAGGAAGAATGGAAATACAGCCAGGATTAGTCCATTGATGAAATTGTACAGTTCCAAAGTGGAGATGTCCTCACAAGGAAGTCTTATAAGGGGCATGATATCACAGAAGAAGTGGTTGATCTCAGTGGTCTTaaaacaagtgatgcgtgaaagcaTGACAACAAGAGGCAACACCTGTAGGAACCCAACCACCCAACAGAAGGCAGTCAACTTGCTGCAGAACTTAAGACACATAACAGTGTGATAACGCAAGGGGCTGCAGATGGCCATGTAACGATCATAGCTCATAATCGTCAACAGAAGCAGCTCATCACTAGTTAACGATGCAAAAATATACATTTGGGTCATACAAGCAAAAAAGGATATTGTGGTATCTCCTGTAATAAAGTTGACGAAGATCCTATGCATTGtgacggtggaggaggacatgTCCAGAATGGACAAATTGCAGAGAAAGAAGTACATTGGGGTGTGGAGGTGATgatccaggcagaccaggagaaaAATAGTGATGTTACCAACAAGAGTGATGAGATATGAAAGGAAAACCAGAAGAAATACTGGAAGCTGCAGCTCTGGGATATTAGAAATCCCAGTTAGAAAGAAGAACATCACCAACGTGTGGTTTGAGGAACTCATAAGTCCTGAAGGAAATTGTGTCAAAGTTCGTATTCAATATGGGAAATATGTATCAATTATTTCTTATGACATGTCATTAGTCATATAAAATGAAGGAGTGTTGTAACATGATCTaacatttatctattatctataaatCTGTCTTTatcttctttctatctatctagcaTGATACCGGGTGAATAAATGCACATTCACGGAAATGCCGcagattttctttattttttagtatttttgGGCTTGAGGGATCGCCCCTTAGCTGCTGGCATTTGCTTGTTTTACAGCGGTGCTCCATGATTTATTTATTcttgtatttatctatctatctatctatctattaactatctatttcctatctatctattagtaACATAGGAACATACCGTAGTAGCATAGTACaaaaaaagacacctgtccatccagttcagcctgtcatcctgcaagttgatccagaggaggggggaaaaaaactgtgaggtagaagccaattttccccactttaggggaataaaaaattccttcccaactctattcaggcaatcagaataactccctggatcaacgacccctctctactagctatagcctgtactattattacactccagaaatacatccaggcccctcttgaattccgttattgtactcaccatcaccacctcctcaggcagagagctccatagtctcactgctcttaccgtaaagaatcctcttctgtgtttgtgtacaaaccttctttcctccagacgcagaggatgtcccctcgtcacagtcacagtcctggggataaatagtactctctgtactgacccctgatatatttatacatagta from Bufo gargarizans isolate SCDJY-AF-19 chromosome 9, ASM1485885v1, whole genome shotgun sequence harbors:
- the LOC122919721 gene encoding olfactory receptor 146-like, whose protein sequence is MSSSNHTLVMFFFLTGISNIPELQLPVFLLVFLSYLITLVGNITIFLLVCLDHHLHTPMYFFLCNLSILDMSSSTVTMHRIFVNFITGDTTISFFACMTQMYIFASLTSDELLLLTIMSYDRYMAICSPLRYHTVMCLKFCSKLTAFCWVVGFLQVLPLVVMLSRITCFKTTEINHFFCDIMPLIRLPCEDISTLELYNFINGLILAVFPFFLTFIPYIFIVIAILKIRSSTGRRKTFYTCSSHLTVIILLYTSLVCQYLQPDSMVSKGSNKLYSLFNTAAVPMLNPLIYSLKNKDVKEALKRRRRTMALIN